A stretch of the Tachysurus fulvidraco isolate hzauxx_2018 chromosome 18, HZAU_PFXX_2.0, whole genome shotgun sequence genome encodes the following:
- the slitrk6 gene encoding SLIT and NTRK-like protein 6 — MLARIVFICSFLACASFQEDESPKVSFGGACEMLCACEEKDGMLNVNCEERNINKISQVQVPSDRPFHLNLYKNDIVELLPEEMEAFRNAVTLHLGGNSIQELVPGVFAALGSLKKLHINSNFLVMLKEDTFHGLVNLEYLQADTNFIRVVEPGAFSKLVRLKVLILNDNSIDFLPSNIFRFVPLTHLDLRGNKLQTLPYVGFLEHIGRIIELLLEDNNWVCDCQNLHLKVWIENMRAQSAIGEVVCSSPQHLKGIPLAKVKRDILCPSHADITFEEPSKSLDMVVTPSTKVLQIPDSRNEAKIPTSSHVPKTSCASQCSCHNHPSSGFLIHCEDRGIQRISDLGIFQQSPSKLVLSGNMIERLLKYDFVTYDSLEVLNLANNQINYIDNETFLSLSSLKKLYLNGNRIEKITATMFVGLHNLENLYLEYNAVREIEAGSFNPLTNLKLLFLNNNQLSALPAQIFRNVPLTKLNLRNNLFMHLQVSNVLEQLDFLEQIYLEENPWDCTCDLVSMKQWLEKLRKDTVVGSILCHSPKKVVNAEVRHLKHDVLCPGLVTLYSLPSSEFGVVTTEAPEEGINSFFQSITDAVPLSVLILCLLILFLTIIFCSAGIIVFVLHRRRSHSKKKQAEEQPRENSPIHLHYSMYGQKTTHHLAQRHDTNMYDEPSRSPIIQVCRNPSYCSQHKDYDTEDYDTEKSNRLCHSIMDKENGSPLTGSMKYKAVSHEYPADFVSLGDKGSLYKNILERDRELQQLSITEYLRKSIPQLQDMQVPGHHQELKLMETLVYTRPRKVMVEQTKNEYFELKANLHAEPDYLEVLEHQTTFN, encoded by the coding sequence ATGCTGGCCAGGATTGTGTTCATTTGTTCCTTTTTAGCTTGTGCTAGTTTTCAGGAAGATGAGAGCCCTAAGGTATCATTTGGAGGAGCTTGTGAAATGTTGTGTGCCTGTGAGGAGAAAGATGGCATGTTGAACGTAAACTGTGAGGAaaggaacataaacaagatCTCTCAAGTACAGGTACCTTCCGATAGACCTTTCCATTTGAATCTATACAAAAATGATATTGTGGAGCTGCTCCCAGAGGAAATGGAGGCTTTCAGGAATGCAGTCACGTTACATCTGGGTGGAAACAGCATACAAGAGTTGGTGCCGGGGGTTTTTGCTGCACTGGGCTCCTTAAAGAAGTTGCACATTAATAGTAATTTCCTGGTGATGTTGAAGGAGGATACTTTTCATGGCTTGGTAAATTTGGAATACCTCCAGGCTGACACAAACTTTATCCGAGTCGTGGAGCCTGGGGCTTTCAGCAAACTTGTTCGTCTCAAAGTCCTGATCCTCAATGACAACTCAATTGACTTCCTTCCAAGCAACATCTTCCGATTCGTGCCTCTGACCCATTTGGACCTACGTGGAAACAAGCTCCAGACCCTCCCTTACGTGGGCTTTTTAGAGCACATCGGACGCATCATTGAGCTTCTTCTAGAGGACAACAACTGGGTATGTGACTGTCAGAACCTTCATTTGAAAGTCTGGATTGAGAACATGCGAGCACAGTCGGCCATTGGGGAAGTGGTTTGCAGCAGTCCTCAGCATCTCAAGGGTATCCCTCTGGCCAAAGTGAAACGGGACATATTGTGCCCCTCCCATGCGGATATAACTTTTGAGGAGCCATCCAAATCTCTAGACATGGTGGTCACCCCTTCCACAAAGGTGCTCCAAATACCAGACTCAAGAAATGAAGCAAAGATCCCCACATCATCTCATGTTCCAAAGACATCCTGCGCATCACAGTGTTCTTGTCATAACCACCCAAGCTCTGGGTTCCTAATCCACTGTGAGGATCGGGGCATCCAAAGGATATCGGATCTTGGAATTTTTCAGCAAAGCCCGAGTAAGCTTGTTTTATCTGGGAACATGATAGAGAGACTTCTAAAATATGATTTTGTCACATATGACAGTTTGGAAGTGCTGAATCTGGCCAACAACCAAATAAACTATATAGACAATGAAACTTTCCTAAGTTTAAGCAGTCTTAAAAAGCTGTATCTAAATGGCAACAGGATAGAGAAGATTACAGCAACTATGTTTGTGGGCCTCCACAATCTGGAGAACTTGTACTTGGAATATAATGCGGTCAGAGAGATTGAGGCAGGGTCATTCAACCCTTTGACAAACCTAAAGCTCCTGTTTTTAAACAACAACCAGCTCAGTGCTCTACCAGCCCAGATATTTAGAAACGTGCCCTTGACCAAGTTGAATTTGCGAAACAACCTATTCATGCACCTGCAGGTCAGCAATGTGTTGGAGCAGCTTGATTTCCTGGAACAGATTTACCTTGAGGAGAATCCTTGGGACTGCACTTGTGATCTAGTCAGCATGAAGCAGTGGTTGGAGAAGCTGAGGAAAGATACAGTGGTGGGATCCATCTTGTGCCATAGTCCAAAAAAGGTAGTGAATGCTGAGGTCAGGCACCTGAAGCATGATGTACTCTGCCCTGGTTTGGTCACCCTATACTCCCTGCCTTCAAGTGAATTTGGGGTTGTAACAACAGAAGCACCAGAAGAAGGTATAAACAGCTTCTTCCAATCCATAACGGATGCAGTTCCTCTTTCTGTCCTTATACTCTGCCTTCTTATTCTCTTCCTTACCATCATCTTCTGCTCTGCTGGGATAATTGTCTTTGTCTTGCATCGCCGACGCAGTCATTCCAAGAAAAAGCAAGCTGAGGAGCAGCCTCGTGAAAACAGCCCAATCCACCTGCATTACAGCATGTATGGACAAAAAACAACTCATCACTTGGCTCAGAGACATGACACAAACATGTACGATGAACCTTCCCGAAGTCCCATTATCCAGGTTTGCAGGAACCCCAGCTATTGTTCACAGCACAAAGACTATGACACAGAGGATTATGACACAGAAAAATCAAATCGTCTTTGCCACAGTATCATGGATAAGGAGAATGGCTCCCCCCTTACGGGGTCAATGAAGTACAAAGCTGTGTCCCATGAGTATCCTGctgattttgtttctttgggTGACAAGGGATCTTTGTACAAAAATATCCTGGAGCGCGACCGTGAACTTCAACAACTTAGCATCACAGAATATCTCAGGAAAAGCATACCACAGCTACAAGACATGCAAGTCCCTGGGCATCATCAAGAGCTCAAACTGATGGAGACACTTGTGTACACCAGGCCACGGAAGGTTATGGTGGAGCAGACTAAAAACGAGTACTTTGAACTGAAAGCTAATCTACACGCCGAACCGGATTACTTGGAGGTACTCGAGCATCAGACGACTTTTAACTGA